Proteins encoded together in one Halomarina salina window:
- a CDS encoding glycerate kinase type-2 family protein, producing the protein MTDDPTPNPTPDATTDRQRRRDLARECIEAGVAAADPERAVGDQLRLDGDELRVGETTVDLADYDRVLVLGGGKASAAVARGLESVLGDRIDDGLVVTDGDDDSHRVEVRVADHPVPSQRNVDATDRIVSLLDEADDRTLVLAPVTGGGSALLAAPTIPLDDFRDLTDALVESGATIHEINAVRKRLSRVKGGGLAERAAPATVVALLVSDVVGDDPGIIASGPFTPDETSAGEALDVLDRHDVDASDEAREAIADASPATGPFEHVHVHMLTTARTAIDAAADRASEAGYDPLILSSRMRGEARENALAHVAVAEEARATGDPAAPPLALLSGGELTVTVRGDGEGGPNLEFALAAALELPDGTTLASVDTDGRDGGTDVAGAVVDSATLRESGADGDADAISSAAEGRERARSALASNDALPLLSECDALLSVESATNVNDLRVVLVDPPASG; encoded by the coding sequence ATGACCGACGACCCGACACCCAACCCGACCCCCGACGCCACGACCGACCGACAGCGACGCCGCGACCTCGCCCGCGAGTGCATCGAAGCGGGCGTCGCCGCGGCGGACCCCGAACGCGCCGTCGGCGACCAGCTACGTCTCGACGGCGACGAACTGCGCGTGGGCGAGACGACGGTCGACCTCGCGGACTACGACCGCGTCCTCGTCCTCGGCGGCGGGAAGGCGAGCGCGGCGGTCGCCCGCGGTCTCGAATCCGTCCTCGGCGACCGCATCGACGACGGCCTGGTCGTCACCGACGGCGACGACGACTCCCACCGCGTCGAGGTCCGCGTCGCGGACCACCCGGTGCCGAGCCAGCGCAACGTCGACGCGACGGACCGCATCGTCTCGCTGCTCGACGAGGCGGACGACCGGACGCTCGTCCTCGCGCCGGTCACCGGCGGCGGGAGCGCACTGCTCGCCGCACCGACGATACCGCTCGACGACTTCCGGGACCTCACCGACGCGCTGGTCGAGAGCGGCGCGACCATCCACGAGATAAACGCCGTCCGGAAGCGCCTCTCGCGGGTGAAAGGCGGCGGCCTCGCCGAGCGCGCCGCGCCCGCGACGGTCGTCGCGCTGCTCGTCAGCGACGTGGTCGGCGACGACCCCGGCATCATCGCCAGCGGGCCGTTCACGCCCGACGAGACGAGCGCGGGCGAGGCGCTCGACGTGCTCGACCGCCACGACGTCGACGCGAGCGACGAGGCCCGCGAGGCCATCGCGGACGCGTCGCCCGCTACCGGCCCGTTCGAGCACGTCCACGTCCACATGCTGACGACGGCGCGGACGGCCATCGACGCGGCCGCCGACCGGGCGAGCGAGGCGGGCTACGACCCGCTCATCCTCTCCTCGCGGATGCGCGGCGAGGCCCGCGAGAACGCCCTCGCGCACGTCGCCGTCGCCGAGGAGGCGCGGGCGACGGGCGACCCCGCCGCGCCGCCGCTGGCGCTGCTCTCGGGCGGCGAACTGACGGTGACCGTCCGCGGCGACGGCGAGGGCGGGCCGAACCTGGAGTTCGCGCTGGCCGCCGCCCTCGAACTCCCCGACGGGACCACGCTGGCGAGCGTCGATACCGACGGCCGCGACGGCGGGACGGACGTGGCCGGCGCGGTCGTCGACAGCGCGACGCTCCGCGAGTCGGGCGCGGACGGCGATGCCGACGCCATCAGTTCGGCGGCCGAGGGGCGCGAACGCGCACGCTCGGCTCTTGCAAGCAACGACGCCCTCCCCCTTCTGTCCGAGTGCGACGCGCTGCTCTCCGTCGAGAGCGCGACGAACGTCAACGACCTGCGGGTCGTGCTCGTGGACCCGCCCGCGTCGGGCTGA
- a CDS encoding SDR family oxidoreductase: MAKTVLITGASSGIGRATARAFLHEDWTVYATARDPEDITDLAERGAETAALDVTDETQIRSVVDRMDEEQGRIDCLVNNAGYGQFGPVEDVPTDLLHEQMDVNLYGPHRLIRAVLPYMREREDGRIVNVSSVAGRFATPGMGVYSASKFGLEALTDALRNEVEPHGIEAVLVEPGPVETNFADRADDRLDLLDRSGAYETLYKLYEDGQTFGGSSPVAVRPADVAEVILEAGVTPDPEARYPVGAFADLSLKARYLPDRVRDSVFALLGRLL; the protein is encoded by the coding sequence ATGGCAAAGACGGTGTTGATAACGGGCGCGTCGTCGGGTATCGGCCGAGCGACCGCGCGTGCGTTCCTCCACGAGGACTGGACCGTGTACGCGACCGCTCGTGACCCCGAGGACATCACGGACCTCGCCGAGCGTGGGGCCGAGACGGCCGCGCTCGACGTCACCGACGAGACGCAAATCCGGTCGGTCGTCGACCGGATGGACGAGGAGCAGGGGCGTATCGACTGTCTGGTCAACAACGCTGGCTACGGCCAGTTCGGCCCGGTCGAGGACGTACCGACCGACCTCCTCCACGAACAGATGGACGTCAACCTGTACGGTCCGCATCGCCTGATTCGGGCCGTCCTCCCGTACATGCGCGAACGCGAGGACGGGCGCATCGTCAACGTCTCCAGCGTCGCCGGTCGGTTCGCCACGCCGGGGATGGGCGTGTACAGCGCCTCGAAGTTCGGCCTGGAGGCGCTGACCGACGCGCTCCGGAACGAGGTCGAACCCCACGGTATCGAGGCGGTGCTGGTCGAACCCGGCCCCGTCGAGACGAACTTCGCCGACCGGGCCGACGACCGCCTCGACCTGCTGGACCGCTCGGGCGCGTACGAGACGCTCTACAAACTGTACGAGGACGGGCAGACGTTCGGCGGGAGTTCCCCCGTCGCCGTCCGCCCCGCGGACGTCGCGGAGGTCATCCTCGAAGCGGGCGTCACGCCCGACCCCGAGGCGCGTTACCCGGTGGGCGCGTTCGCCGACCTCTCGCTGAAGGCGCGCTACCTCCCCGACCGCGTCCGCGACTCGGTGTTCGCACTGCTCGGCCGACTGCTCTGA
- a CDS encoding endonuclease V: MNVVHPEFRPDPESSRDEMEAIQRDIAATARFGDDHGFDVAAVGAPSLDAFDGSDDSTASAGPLVAGVDQAFLDERVVSAIVVLRGDEVVERTYAVSPLTFPYIPGLLSFREGGPILDAFETLDATPDVVLFDGSGRIHFRQAGLATHMGVALDVPALGVAKSLLCGEPVADTDRLDAGESVAIRANDRMDAPPGTVVGHAVQTRQFDSYRINPVYVSPGHRVSAATARDVVLACRGGYKLPEPTRRADAYADEVKAEVSGS; the protein is encoded by the coding sequence GTGAACGTCGTCCACCCCGAGTTCCGCCCGGACCCCGAGTCGAGTCGCGACGAGATGGAGGCCATCCAGCGGGACATCGCCGCGACCGCACGGTTCGGGGACGACCACGGATTCGACGTCGCGGCCGTCGGCGCTCCCTCGCTCGACGCGTTCGACGGATCGGACGACTCCACGGCGTCGGCGGGACCGCTCGTCGCGGGCGTCGACCAGGCGTTCCTCGACGAGCGGGTGGTGAGCGCCATCGTGGTCCTGCGCGGCGACGAGGTGGTCGAGCGGACGTACGCCGTCTCGCCGCTGACGTTCCCGTACATCCCCGGCCTGCTCTCGTTCCGCGAGGGCGGCCCCATCCTCGACGCGTTCGAGACGCTCGACGCGACGCCGGACGTGGTCCTGTTCGACGGGTCCGGTCGCATCCACTTCCGGCAGGCCGGACTGGCGACGCACATGGGCGTGGCGCTCGACGTGCCGGCGCTCGGCGTCGCGAAGAGCCTGCTCTGTGGCGAACCGGTCGCCGACACGGACCGCCTCGACGCGGGCGAGAGCGTCGCCATCAGGGCGAACGACCGGATGGACGCGCCGCCGGGGACCGTCGTCGGGCACGCCGTCCAGACCCGGCAGTTCGACTCCTACCGCATCAATCCGGTGTACGTCTCGCCCGGCCACCGCGTGAGCGCGGCGACCGCTCGCGACGTGGTGCTGGCCTGTCGCGGCGGGTACAAACTCCCCGAACCGACGCGACGGGCCGACGCATACGCGGACGAGGTGAAAGCGGAGGTCAGCGGTAGCTGA
- a CDS encoding rhomboid family intramembrane serine protease, translating to MALCDECGRQENMPYNCRHCGNTFCSEHRLPEAHDCPGLQNWGDPSGVFDGGPSAGANEQSRASKVSSRLSATNGPLSYFRGNVSYLFLALMLVTFVAQQVTLLVAGGQLHDTLFVLKSSAPLQVWTWVTSVFAHSPVGFTHILFNGIALYFFGPVVERQIGSKAFAVLFLVSGALAGLGQIGISLALGDPISGVLGASGAIMAILGVLTVLNPGMKVLLYFVIPVPIWVLTFGYAALSTFGIIAPGGGNVAHAAHLSGLVIGLAYGEYVKRKGVRAPGQVQFGGGGRGGRRRF from the coding sequence ATGGCACTGTGTGACGAGTGTGGGCGGCAGGAGAACATGCCGTACAACTGTCGGCACTGCGGCAACACGTTCTGCTCCGAACACCGTCTCCCGGAGGCCCACGACTGTCCGGGCCTCCAGAACTGGGGGGACCCGAGCGGCGTCTTCGACGGCGGTCCCAGCGCTGGCGCGAACGAGCAGAGCAGGGCGTCGAAGGTCTCCTCGCGGCTCTCGGCGACGAACGGCCCGCTGAGCTACTTCCGGGGGAACGTCTCGTACCTGTTCCTCGCGCTGATGCTCGTGACGTTCGTCGCCCAGCAGGTGACGCTGCTCGTCGCCGGTGGGCAGCTCCACGACACGCTGTTCGTCCTGAAGTCCAGTGCTCCACTGCAGGTCTGGACGTGGGTCACCTCCGTCTTCGCGCACAGCCCTGTCGGCTTCACCCACATCCTGTTCAACGGCATCGCGCTGTACTTCTTCGGGCCGGTCGTCGAACGACAGATCGGTTCGAAGGCGTTCGCCGTCCTCTTCCTCGTCAGCGGCGCGCTCGCTGGTCTCGGTCAAATCGGTATCAGCCTCGCACTCGGCGACCCAATCTCCGGCGTCCTCGGTGCGAGCGGTGCCATCATGGCGATTCTTGGCGTTCTCACCGTGTTGAATCCCGGTATGAAGGTGTTGCTCTACTTCGTTATCCCCGTCCCTATCTGGGTGCTCACCTTCGGCTACGCAGCGCTATCGACATTCGGCATCATCGCACCGGGCGGTGGGAACGTCGCCCACGCGGCCCACCTCTCGGGCCTCGTCATCGGCCTCGCGTACGGTGAGTACGTCAAGCGCAAGGGCGTTCGCGCCCCCGGTCAGGTCCAGTTCGGTGGTGGCGGCCGCGGCGGCCGCCGTCGGTTCTGA
- a CDS encoding MGMT family protein — MDDVAGIYARNSEYLDRYVQVGLASGKVISLSFPHEPDEDAETDLPLLDRIEGYVEGERESFEDVELGLTVPTDQREVLLAVREIPYGQQVTVERLARTVPGLDGDDEADQDTIRAALAENPIPLLVPDHRVRDGSSGAPPDVVQHLRTIEDL, encoded by the coding sequence ATGGACGACGTGGCGGGCATCTACGCCAGGAACTCGGAGTATCTCGACCGCTACGTGCAGGTCGGTCTCGCCAGCGGGAAGGTCATCTCGCTGTCGTTCCCGCACGAACCGGACGAGGACGCGGAGACGGACCTCCCACTACTCGACCGTATCGAGGGGTACGTCGAGGGCGAACGGGAGTCGTTCGAGGACGTGGAACTCGGACTCACCGTCCCCACCGACCAGCGAGAGGTGTTGCTGGCGGTCCGGGAGATACCGTACGGCCAGCAGGTCACCGTCGAACGCCTCGCCCGGACGGTGCCCGGACTCGACGGCGACGACGAGGCCGACCAGGACACGATTCGGGCCGCACTCGCCGAGAACCCCATCCCCCTCCTCGTGCCGGACCACCGGGTCCGAGACGGGTCGAGCGGTGCCCCACCGGACGTGGTCCAGCACCTCCGGACCATCGAGGACCTCTGA
- a CDS encoding lipase family alpha/beta hydrolase has translation MEGGRGDEPILLVHGYGDTGAMPWWRTLERRFADRGYPNDAVETLSLGVPGLTLDSPRRYASRIGDRVEALRDRYDSRVDVVAHSMGGLGARWYVERGGGAAFVDDLVTLGTPHQGTTLAYTQPTPGGRAMTPDSEFLETLNDRRPPRSVTYTAVGSDGDRLVTADRAVLPFDGRNVTNVRIRGPGHMELVSDAAVFSEYANAL, from the coding sequence ATGGAAGGAGGACGCGGCGACGAACCGATTCTGCTCGTCCACGGCTACGGCGACACCGGGGCGATGCCTTGGTGGCGGACGCTCGAACGACGATTCGCCGACCGGGGCTACCCGAACGACGCCGTGGAGACGCTCTCGCTCGGCGTCCCCGGCCTCACGCTCGACTCGCCGCGACGCTACGCCAGCCGAATCGGTGACCGGGTCGAAGCACTGCGCGACCGGTACGACTCGCGGGTCGACGTCGTCGCGCACTCGATGGGTGGGCTCGGCGCACGGTGGTACGTCGAACGCGGCGGCGGCGCGGCGTTCGTCGACGACCTCGTGACGCTCGGGACGCCCCACCAGGGAACGACGCTCGCGTACACGCAGCCGACGCCCGGCGGTCGGGCGATGACGCCCGACAGCGAGTTCCTGGAGACCCTCAACGACCGCCGACCGCCCCGGAGCGTCACCTACACCGCCGTCGGGAGCGACGGCGACCGACTCGTGACGGCCGACCGCGCCGTCCTGCCGTTCGACGGGCGGAACGTCACGAACGTCCGCATCCGGGGACCGGGTCACATGGAACTCGTCTCCGACGCCGCCGTCTTCTCCGAGTACGCGAACGCGCTGTAG
- the trpC gene encoding indole-3-glycerol phosphate synthase has translation MNSREELAPAVASILEAARQRQGPGERVAVTPRDFPAAVARAEADGRVPVVAEVKPTSPTTDGTDDRDPVELAEEMVAGGAAALSVLTEPEHFGGSCETLRRVREAVDVPVLRKDFLLEEQHLDAVEADVVLLIARFLDDLEGMLTAARERGFQALVEVHDRTELRQALDAGADVVGVNNRDLANLVVNLETFEAVAPDVPDDVTLVAESGIAMPADVARMRRAGADALLVGTAIMRGSGTVTENTRRLTTPMTDR, from the coding sequence ATGAACAGTAGAGAGGAGCTGGCCCCCGCCGTCGCCTCAATCCTGGAGGCGGCCCGCCAGCGGCAGGGACCGGGGGAGAGGGTCGCCGTGACGCCGCGCGACTTCCCGGCGGCCGTCGCGCGCGCCGAGGCGGACGGCCGCGTACCCGTCGTCGCCGAGGTGAAGCCGACGAGTCCGACGACGGACGGCACGGACGACCGGGACCCGGTCGAACTGGCCGAGGAGATGGTCGCGGGCGGCGCGGCGGCGCTGTCGGTACTGACCGAACCGGAGCACTTCGGGGGGAGTTGCGAGACGTTGCGGCGCGTCCGCGAGGCCGTCGACGTGCCCGTGTTACGCAAGGACTTCCTGCTGGAGGAACAGCACCTCGACGCCGTCGAGGCGGACGTGGTGTTGCTCATCGCGCGGTTCCTCGACGACCTGGAGGGGATGCTGACGGCGGCCCGCGAGCGCGGGTTCCAGGCGCTCGTCGAGGTCCACGACCGGACGGAACTCCGGCAGGCGCTCGACGCGGGCGCGGACGTCGTCGGCGTCAACAACCGCGACCTGGCGAACCTCGTGGTCAACCTCGAAACGTTCGAGGCCGTCGCCCCCGACGTTCCGGACGACGTGACCCTGGTCGCCGAGAGCGGAATCGCGATGCCCGCCGACGTCGCCCGGATGCGGCGAGCGGGTGCGGACGCGCTGCTCGTCGGCACGGCCATCATGCGCGGTTCCGGAACTGTGACCGAGAACACGCGACGACTGACGACACCGATGACAGACCGATGA
- the trpB gene encoding tryptophan synthase subunit beta encodes MSERASTFGDYGGQYVPEALMPAIEELDDAFERYVLGNEDGFVDEFRERLRDFGGRPTPLQHADRLSERYDTDVYLKREDLVHGGAHKLNNALGQVLLAKYMGKERIVAETGAGQHGTATAMAAAHLDMPCEVYMGERDINRQRPNVFRMRLNGTTVTPVTTGRGTLKEAISEAMRDWATTVETTHYVIGSVVGPHPFPTMVREFQSVISEEAHRQFDEQVGGLPDSVVACAGGGSNTMGAFSEFTDDESVDLYAVEAGGSSLDVDEETGVAPNSASLSTGSEGVLHGARTRLLQDRDGQIVESHSISSGLDYAGVGPELAHLVDEGRVTPVTVDDDAALEGFHRLSQTEGIIPALETAHAVAWLEDATPEQLGDSVVVCVSGRGDKDLESVIEETENRDIPNAPDMDVFSGGLR; translated from the coding sequence ATGAGCGAACGAGCCAGCACCTTCGGCGATTACGGCGGACAGTACGTCCCCGAGGCACTGATGCCGGCCATCGAGGAACTGGACGACGCGTTCGAGCGCTACGTCCTGGGGAACGAGGACGGGTTCGTCGACGAGTTCCGCGAGCGACTGCGGGACTTCGGCGGCCGCCCGACCCCGCTCCAGCACGCCGACCGCCTGAGCGAGCGCTACGACACCGACGTCTACCTGAAGCGCGAGGACCTGGTCCACGGCGGCGCGCACAAACTCAACAACGCGCTCGGGCAGGTGCTGCTGGCGAAGTACATGGGGAAAGAGCGCATCGTCGCGGAGACGGGCGCGGGCCAGCACGGCACCGCGACGGCGATGGCCGCCGCCCACCTCGATATGCCCTGCGAGGTGTACATGGGCGAACGCGACATCAACCGCCAGCGACCCAACGTGTTCCGGATGCGATTGAACGGCACGACGGTGACGCCGGTGACGACCGGCCGCGGGACCCTCAAGGAGGCCATCAGCGAGGCGATGCGCGACTGGGCGACCACCGTCGAGACGACCCACTACGTCATCGGGTCCGTCGTGGGTCCCCACCCGTTCCCGACGATGGTCCGGGAGTTCCAGTCCGTCATCTCGGAGGAGGCGCACCGCCAGTTCGACGAGCAGGTCGGTGGCCTGCCCGACAGCGTCGTCGCCTGCGCGGGCGGCGGGTCGAACACGATGGGCGCGTTCAGCGAGTTCACGGACGACGAGTCGGTCGACCTCTACGCCGTCGAGGCGGGCGGCAGTTCCCTCGACGTGGACGAGGAGACGGGCGTCGCCCCCAACTCCGCGTCGCTCTCGACGGGGTCCGAGGGCGTCCTCCACGGCGCGCGGACGAGGCTCCTGCAGGACCGCGACGGGCAGATAGTGGAGTCACACAGCATCTCCTCGGGACTCGACTACGCCGGCGTCGGGCCGGAACTCGCCCACCTCGTCGACGAGGGACGAGTCACGCCCGTCACGGTGGACGACGACGCCGCGCTCGAAGGGTTCCACCGCCTCTCACAGACCGAGGGCATCATCCCGGCGCTCGAGACCGCACACGCCGTCGCGTGGCTGGAGGACGCGACGCCCGAGCAACTGGGCGACAGCGTCGTCGTCTGCGTCTCCGGGCGCGGCGACAAGGACCTCGAATCCGTCATCGAGGAGACCGAAAATCGAGATATCCCGAACGCGCCCGACATGGACGTGTTCAGCGGAGGACTGCGATGA
- the trpA gene encoding tryptophan synthase subunit alpha: protein MSRLDEAFADGPAFVPYLALGDPDLESSVEYVEALERGGADIIELGLPFSEPVAEGPTIQSAVVRSLEGGMTPTLFFDTVADLDVDVPLVCMTYYNLVYQFGDGDGPRPFVERAAEVGLEGFVVPDLPAEEAGPLREACDEFGLDLVFIVAPTTRGERLERIMERTSGYVYVQARLGVTGARADVSDETGASLDRLDRWDLPKAVGFGISSGEQAREVIAAGADGIIVGSALVDIVGTGHENGDDAAVVADRLETLSRELKEGALAGAERVQSERT, encoded by the coding sequence ATGAGCAGACTCGACGAGGCGTTCGCGGACGGACCCGCCTTCGTCCCGTATCTCGCGCTGGGCGACCCGGACCTCGAATCGAGCGTCGAGTACGTCGAGGCGCTCGAACGCGGCGGCGCGGATATCATCGAACTCGGCCTGCCGTTTTCCGAACCGGTCGCGGAAGGCCCGACCATCCAGTCCGCCGTGGTGCGGTCGCTGGAGGGCGGGATGACGCCGACGCTGTTTTTCGACACCGTGGCCGACCTCGACGTGGACGTGCCGCTCGTCTGCATGACCTACTACAACCTCGTCTACCAGTTCGGCGACGGCGACGGACCGCGGCCGTTCGTCGAACGCGCCGCCGAGGTCGGACTGGAGGGGTTCGTCGTCCCCGACCTGCCGGCCGAGGAGGCCGGACCGCTCCGCGAGGCGTGCGACGAGTTCGGACTGGACCTCGTGTTCATCGTCGCTCCGACGACCCGCGGCGAGCGCCTCGAACGCATCATGGAGCGCACCTCCGGGTACGTCTACGTGCAGGCTCGCCTCGGCGTCACCGGCGCTCGCGCGGACGTGAGCGACGAGACGGGCGCGAGCCTCGACCGCCTCGACCGCTGGGACCTCCCGAAGGCGGTCGGGTTCGGCATCTCCTCGGGCGAGCAGGCCCGCGAGGTAATCGCGGCCGGTGCCGACGGCATCATCGTCGGGAGCGCGCTGGTCGATATCGTCGGAACGGGCCACGAGAACGGCGACGACGCGGCCGTCGTCGCGGACCGACTGGAGACGCTGTCGCGCGAACTGAAGGAGGGGGCGCTCGCCGGGGCGGAGCGAGTGCAATCGGAACGAACTTGA
- a CDS encoding 2-amino-3,7-dideoxy-D-threo-hept-6-ulosonate synthase, which translates to MNAGTQARLDRIGRDGRYVVIPMDHGITLGAVQGLKDIESTIDAVTRGGADAVLTQKGIAPRAHPNLNGAGYIVHLNASTSIGPDSNDKRMTGTVEEAIRVGADAVSLHVNVGSHHEPDQIENLAQVTETAERYGIPVLAMTYARGRDVDEHDAESLGHAVRLGEELGAHVIKTAYSGDAESFEHVVESTRLPVVIAGGSPSGDEATLDAVRGAMDAGAAGVSMGRSVFQHEDPEAITRAVSAVVHEDVGAADALERAGLSARV; encoded by the coding sequence ATGAACGCCGGAACACAGGCGCGACTCGACCGCATCGGGCGGGACGGTCGCTACGTCGTCATCCCGATGGACCACGGGATCACACTGGGAGCGGTACAGGGACTGAAGGACATCGAATCGACCATCGACGCGGTGACGCGAGGGGGTGCGGACGCCGTGCTCACGCAGAAGGGCATCGCGCCGCGGGCCCACCCGAACCTGAACGGCGCGGGCTACATCGTCCACCTCAACGCCTCCACCTCCATCGGCCCGGACAGCAACGACAAGCGGATGACGGGCACCGTCGAGGAGGCCATCCGGGTCGGGGCCGACGCCGTCTCGCTCCACGTCAACGTCGGTAGCCACCACGAACCCGACCAGATAGAGAACCTCGCGCAGGTCACCGAGACCGCCGAACGGTACGGTATCCCCGTGCTGGCGATGACCTACGCCCGCGGCCGCGACGTCGACGAACACGACGCCGAGTCGCTGGGCCACGCCGTCCGTCTCGGCGAGGAACTCGGCGCACACGTCATCAAGACGGCGTACTCGGGCGACGCCGAGAGCTTCGAGCACGTCGTCGAGTCGACGCGCCTGCCCGTCGTCATCGCCGGCGGGTCGCCGTCCGGCGACGAGGCGACGCTGGACGCGGTCCGCGGCGCGATGGACGCGGGCGCGGCGGGGGTCTCGATGGGTCGCAGCGTGTTCCAGCACGAGGACCCCGAAGCCATCACGCGCGCCGTCAGCGCCGTCGTCCACGAGGACGTTGGCGCGGCGGACGCGCTGGAACGCGCAGGTCTCTCCGCGCGGGTCTGA
- a CDS encoding helix-turn-helix domain-containing protein, whose translation MSTVILGSLPAENFALGQTLRTVDDIDIECERLVETGSESVAPLLWVRGSDHDAIEAALHDDPTTESVELLSSFDGEWLYRMEWIDRVDVVLQMLTNSEATVMEAWTDNGRWYLRVLYPNRDKLSKTVEFCEERGIEFDVERIREMEGEPSGRYGLTDEQFSALTAACEAGYFAIPREADLDELAEELGISHQALSERLRRGQEALVTETLLVGQGKIVHGGASSSD comes from the coding sequence ATGAGTACGGTCATCCTCGGTTCACTCCCGGCCGAGAACTTCGCCCTCGGTCAGACGCTTCGGACGGTGGACGATATCGACATCGAGTGCGAGCGACTCGTGGAGACCGGCTCCGAGTCGGTCGCCCCGTTGCTGTGGGTCCGCGGGTCCGACCACGACGCCATCGAGGCGGCGCTACACGACGACCCGACGACCGAGTCCGTCGAACTGCTCAGTTCGTTCGACGGCGAGTGGCTCTACCGGATGGAGTGGATCGACCGGGTCGACGTCGTGTTGCAGATGCTGACGAACTCCGAGGCGACGGTGATGGAGGCGTGGACCGACAACGGCCGGTGGTACCTCCGCGTCCTCTACCCGAACCGCGACAAACTGTCGAAGACCGTCGAGTTCTGCGAGGAACGCGGCATCGAGTTCGACGTCGAACGAATCCGGGAGATGGAGGGCGAACCGAGCGGTCGCTACGGGCTGACCGACGAGCAGTTCTCCGCGCTCACGGCGGCCTGCGAGGCCGGATACTTCGCCATCCCGCGCGAGGCCGACCTCGACGAACTCGCCGAGGAACTCGGTATCTCCCACCAGGCGCTCTCCGAACGCCTTCGCCGCGGCCAGGAGGCGCTCGTCACGGAGACGTTGCTCGTCGGTCAGGGGAAGATAGTCCACGGCGGCGCGTCGTCGAGCGACTGA
- a CDS encoding Vms1/Ankzf1 family peptidyl-tRNA hydrolase, protein MTTEDTPLHDRIRAVESVSVDEDRLLTVAVPADESVGTYHERIEEADAEVSYIDTNDVSKHERDALERVRRTLAEYDETPENGLVTYAGVVDADLTDWTFDELPDPVRESRTAWGNEFDTEPLDALATPSQSVGLLVVERGGAAFGRLDDGRVEVVETIDRDGRGTSRQSGESTERFERDEDPNLEAFFDEVGETAGRLFVDPSAHERATEDAAAPDPNDEDRAGVDGLLVGGTTGTVERFVEGEFLPTHLADRLLDDAFAVEYANERGLERLADLGEERVGDVERRGPRDALDRLFEAAKTDDEEVVHGHEAVDEALTYDAVETLLLSESLETETYRTLEERATEQGGEVLTVPTDIEGGEQFVEGFDGRGAFLRFPVE, encoded by the coding sequence ATGACGACAGAGGACACTCCGCTGCACGACCGCATCCGGGCGGTCGAGAGCGTCTCGGTAGACGAGGACCGTCTGCTCACCGTGGCCGTCCCCGCCGACGAGTCCGTCGGGACGTACCACGAGCGCATCGAGGAGGCCGACGCCGAGGTCTCGTACATCGACACGAACGACGTGTCGAAACACGAACGCGACGCCCTCGAACGCGTCCGGCGGACGCTCGCCGAGTACGACGAGACCCCCGAGAACGGACTCGTCACCTACGCCGGCGTCGTCGACGCCGACCTGACCGACTGGACGTTCGACGAGCTGCCCGACCCCGTCCGCGAGTCGCGGACCGCGTGGGGCAACGAGTTCGACACCGAACCGCTCGACGCCCTCGCCACGCCGTCGCAGTCGGTCGGCCTGCTCGTCGTCGAGCGGGGCGGCGCGGCGTTCGGCCGACTCGACGACGGGCGCGTCGAGGTTGTCGAGACAATCGACCGCGACGGACGCGGCACGTCCCGCCAGAGCGGCGAGTCGACCGAGCGGTTCGAACGCGACGAGGACCCGAACCTGGAGGCGTTCTTCGACGAGGTCGGCGAGACGGCCGGTCGGCTGTTCGTCGACCCGTCGGCGCACGAACGGGCGACCGAAGACGCGGCCGCGCCCGACCCGAACGACGAGGACCGTGCGGGGGTCGACGGCCTGCTCGTCGGCGGCACCACGGGCACCGTCGAGCGGTTCGTCGAGGGCGAGTTCCTCCCGACGCACCTCGCCGACCGGCTGCTCGACGACGCCTTCGCCGTCGAGTACGCCAACGAGCGCGGCCTCGAACGCCTCGCCGACCTCGGCGAGGAGCGCGTCGGCGACGTCGAGCGTCGCGGTCCACGCGACGCCCTCGACCGCCTGTTCGAGGCGGCGAAGACGGACGACGAGGAGGTCGTCCACGGCCACGAGGCCGTCGACGAGGCGCTCACCTACGACGCCGTCGAGACGCTGCTCCTCTCGGAGTCACTCGAGACGGAGACCTACCGCACGCTCGAAGAGCGGGCGACCGAGCAGGGCGGCGAGGTGCTCACCGTCCCGACCGACATCGAGGGCGGCGAGCAGTTCGTCGAGGGGTTCGACGGCCGCGGGGCGTTCCTGCGGTTCCCGGTCGAGTGA